CATATTCCTCTCCACACAATCATCATATATTCTCATCTTAATTATTTCTATATCAAAGAAAGAAAGATATAAAGATGGGCTACTACTCTTACAACTCCCCTCCTCCACCATcaccatcaccaccaccaccatgtCCACCGCCACCTCAATATGGTTATCAAAAAGCACCCCCACCGCCACAAAAAGATACTTATTCTTCTCCAAAACCATCATATCCTCCAAAGTCATCACCTCCAAAACCTTCATACCCACCAAAGTCATCACCTCCAAAACCATCATACCCACCAAAATCATCACCTCCAAAACCATCATACCCACCAAAATCATCACCTCcaaaatcttcatattcaccaAAGTCATCACCTCCTAATAATGCCTCACCACCAAATAATTCTGCATACCCACCAAAGCCAAGCAAGACTACTCCACCGGCTCAACCACCAAAACCTCATTATCCCTCTAAGCCAGAAAAGAACTCTCCTTCAGCTCAACCACCAAAACCCTATTCGAAACCTCCCTCAACCACACCTTACCCCGGATCACCGCTAGCCCAGCCGCCCACCTTCCACGGCTACGCGCCAGCCCCGCCCACTTTTGGATCTCCTTCGCCTACCATCAGTGGCATCCCGCCTTCCTCTGACATCTCTACGCCACCTTCGGGAGGCAACCACACAACTGTTATAGCAGTATGCGTGTCCCTTGGTGGTGCTTTCTTCTTGGCATTCATCTTGGTTGGCCTGATTTGTCTtgctaagaagaagaagaagccggTTTTGATTCCGGCTGCAGCTGCCtgtgcatcatcatcatcatcagactCTGATGAAGAAAGTGGCCATGGAAGTGGAACTGCTCGTCATGGAGCCGCCGAAGGCGCTGCAGTCGTTGGTGGAGGAGGATCTCCAAACCGATCATCTGGCCATGGTTCAGGGCATCAACGAAGTAGTTACTAAAgggaatattattaattacttcgtgaaatgcatgcatgcatattgatttgtttcataatttattaaattttatcattCTAAATATCTGGTTGAATTTTGATTGCTTGGATTTGTTGATattgtaattttgtggttttcaATTATATTCTGATTCTTTCAGTTCCCATAGTAAAAACTGTTGAGCGTACATCATGTGAGACTGTCATGTTAATTTTGTCTATAGTATTTGTAAGTAGTTATCACTATTTTTTAGTGGCatctaataattttaatttttggcaGCTATACATGATAAttgaaatatttacaaaagaaaagaaaaatgttaCTTTTATCAGAACATTTTGCAATTGCgcggaaaaaaaaatcaaaattttaccagtgcacatttgcagtggctaaaatctaacttttaccagcgcatttacaTGTTgggaaaagtcatttttgccagcgcttttcattttgtgctgacaaaagttctaataccaacgttGATTTGCCAATCCTTTCTGCCGACacattaaaagtaatttttattatattagcGCAATACTAAATTTTTACCAGCACAAAAATATGttggcaaaagtgacatttcttgtgaTATTATAAAATCATACcacttaaaaattattatttagcataaaaaattattttataataatgcataattataaacttaatttaaaatttaataatataataaataattttattaaaaatataagaaaataaatgaaaaaaatatataattcaatatattataactaaatataataattaaataataaataacataaatatataaagaaaataatttatttatatggtgatgcaaattttattgtattataaaaagattgtgtcaaatttatattaatttttgacaattagagctcatatttctttttctaagtgaattgtatatttcaattttatattatttatttgtatcTTACTCTCACACATTCTTTATactatacattaatgtttattttctttctaatcAAACTAATTCGACATTCATACATTCTATACAAATACTATACATTGAGGTTTTATCTTCTAACCgaacttaattattttttgtttaaatatATGCACAACTAAATCAAACATAACAAATATAAATTAGGAGCATTATTATAAAATTCGAGAATAAAAATTTGTAAGAGAATGAACAGAATTTGTTTCTATGATCTTTATACTATTTTATTCCTGTATTGTTTACTCGTTTTTGGGTTGATTttcgttcatttttttttaagtctCGCATTTTCAATACTCAAAAATGTGTTGTCGACATTTGattgaatttatttttgtattttagtgTAAAAATGAGCTTTTCAAGTGACTATTTTgtttatgttaaaaaaaaaaagtgattattttgttagattttgtgccctaaataaaactaatttcaatataatcagatatactaattaataaaaattagaaatcaTTCTATTTTGCatagttcacataatttatttcatgattatatttaatgtataaattctattaaatgtagaacatatataaatatatttttgttcatgattatagtgccCACTACAAAAATGTTAGGCTGTACCGTGAACACTTTTGCCGAGGACATTGGAAAAATGTCATCGATAGAAGAAATTTCACATTGGCGGTAAGATTTCGCGCATTTTTGTAGGGGTTTGAAGTTCTTCTAACGAGGACATGGGTTCTAATGAGGACATTGTCCTCATTAGAGGTAGTGTTATATTCAGTAACCCTGTTCGTCTCCTTCATTTTCCTCTGAACTGAAAAAATTCCCATTTATGAAACCCTCCGCCCCTACCTCTCACTACAAGAAAATAGGGCCATTACCTACAAACTATAAATGTCGATAAAACTTCCCAAAATGTAGGCAAATACGTTAACctacaaataaacaaataatttttatttgtagATAAAAAATTGTGGAGAAAGATTTTCacctacaattaattatatttgtagGTATGTAAATATGGTGGATCCCACCTTTCTTAGTCAATGATGATGAGTAAGCAAGTGATGTGGATGATGATGTGTCATTCTATGTGGCAGCTGACAAGGATTGCCCCACAGAATGACATGTTACATATGTAGAAATTCACGTGTCAGCTTAGTCATAGGCCATGCTAGCACATGTCGCCCATTTTGGTATACGTACGTGGCATATTCTAGTAGGTCCATATGGTATATTTTGATAGGCCAAC
This Cannabis sativa cultivar Pink pepper isolate KNU-18-1 chromosome 6, ASM2916894v1, whole genome shotgun sequence DNA region includes the following protein-coding sequences:
- the LOC115724615 gene encoding protein TRACHEARY ELEMENT DIFFERENTIATION-RELATED 7A; this encodes MGYYSYNSPPPPSPSPPPPCPPPPQYGYQKAPPPPQKDTYSSPKPSYPPKSSPPKPSYPPKSSPPKPSYPPKSSPPKPSYPPKSSPPKSSYSPKSSPPNNASPPNNSAYPPKPSKTTPPAQPPKPHYPSKPEKNSPSAQPPKPYSKPPSTTPYPGSPLAQPPTFHGYAPAPPTFGSPSPTISGIPPSSDISTPPSGGNHTTVIAVCVSLGGAFFLAFILVGLICLAKKKKKPVLIPAAAACASSSSSDSDEESGHGSGTARHGAAEGAAVVGGGGSPNRSSGHGSGHQRSSY